A stretch of DNA from Leisingera sp. NJS204:
GTGGAGCAGCTGCACCGGGCTGAGGCAGGCGGCTACCGTTTCGACATCAGCTGGAGGGCCTCCTGCTACCGCGACCCGGAACGGGCCGGCGACCCCTGGGAGTATTATTTCGAGCCCTGTTTCCCGCCTTCTGGTGCTGATCCCGGCAACCTTCCGGTGCTGCCCGGCGGTGTCCCGGTGGCCTGCAGCCGCGACAATATCATCACGCCCCGCATAGATGACGGCCGCTGCAACCCTCTGCTGCTGCCGCGCGACCGGCTGGGGGCGCATAATCTGATCACCCGCTACCTGCGCCTCAAACCGGATGTGCAGGCCTTGATCGACCGGTTCCAGGCCGAACACTTCCGGCCGCAGATGGTCGGTCTGCACATCCGGGGGCCAGGCCGCATCGACGGCGGCGTGCCGCAACTGCGCCGCCGCTTCAGCGCCAGCAACGAAGTTCCGGTAGAGGTGTTCTTCCGTCAGGTGGACGAAGCGCTGCGTCTGTTGCCCGAGGCTGGAATCTTTGCTTGTTCCGACAGCAGCGTAGTGATTTCTCAGGTCCAGGCACGTTACGGCAGCCGGGTGATCTGCTGGCCCGCCCTGCGCAGCGCCTTCGGCGAGATGCACGCCCGCCACCCGGAGAACAAAGGGCTGACCTTCCCGCCCTATCAGCTGGGGCTGGATGTGCTGTGCGAAGCCATGCTGCTGTCGCGCAGCGATATCTTCGTGCATGGCAATTCCAATGTTGCCAATTTCGTTCTGTGCCAGTCGCAGCATCTGCTGCATGCCTATATTCAGGCCTAAC
This window harbors:
- a CDS encoding nodulation protein NodZ, with the translated sequence MTDTSLVSPAGQAVAAEDTRLLKLRSAGMFSNVNEVVEQLHRAEAGGYRFDISWRASCYRDPERAGDPWEYYFEPCFPPSGADPGNLPVLPGGVPVACSRDNIITPRIDDGRCNPLLLPRDRLGAHNLITRYLRLKPDVQALIDRFQAEHFRPQMVGLHIRGPGRIDGGVPQLRRRFSASNEVPVEVFFRQVDEALRLLPEAGIFACSDSSVVISQVQARYGSRVICWPALRSAFGEMHARHPENKGLTFPPYQLGLDVLCEAMLLSRSDIFVHGNSNVANFVLCQSQHLLHAYIQA